A genomic stretch from Malus domestica chromosome 15, GDT2T_hap1 includes:
- the LOC139191746 gene encoding secreted RxLR effector protein 161-like, whose translation MESCNKANVPMNKGDKFLRSQCPKNEHETKLMKMKSNEHDTKLKKMKLYVSLVGSLMYANICNIPDLAFIVGLLGRFQSNHGEAHWVAAKNVLRYLQITKYFMLVYGREDSLELVGFTDSNLAGDVDERKSTGGYIFKLNGRDVS comes from the coding sequence ATGGAAAGTTGCAACAAAGCTAATGTTCCAATGAACAAGGGTGATAAATTCTTGAGAAGCCAATGTCCAAAGAATGAGCATGAGACTAAACTAATGAAGATGAAGTCCAATGAGCATGACACTAAactaaagaagatgaagctctatGTTTCATTAGTTGGAAGTCTTATGTATGCTAATATTTGTAATATACCTGATTTAGCATTCATTGTCGGACTTTTGggaaggtttcaatcaaatcaTGGAGAAGCTCACTGGGTGGCAGCAAAGAATGTGTTGAGATATCTGCAAATAACTAAATATTTTATGTTAGTTTATGGAAGAGAAGATTCATTGGAGTTGGTTGGATTCACTGATTCAAACCTTGCTGGAGATGtggatgagagaaaatcaactGGTGGGtatattttcaaattaaatgGAAGAGATGTTTCATGA